In one Rhizobium lentis genomic region, the following are encoded:
- a CDS encoding SDR family NAD(P)-dependent oxidoreductase, whose protein sequence is MNTVSIITGGSRGLGRNTAVSIAHHGGDVILTYRSGAADAQAVVAEIEALGRKAVALQLDVTDVASFAAFADNVRNTLSATWGRTNFDHLVNNAGQGEMASFAETTEAQFDALFDTHVKGVFFLTQTLLPLLADGGRIVNFSSGLTRVSAAGFSAYSAAKGAVEILTLYMAKELAGRGITANTVAPGAIETDFLGGAVRDMPDLNKQFAGMTALGRVGVPDDIGPMVASLLGPDNRWITAQRIEVSGGQVI, encoded by the coding sequence ATGAATACAGTTTCAATCATCACCGGCGGTAGCCGTGGCCTGGGCCGCAACACCGCAGTCAGCATCGCGCATCATGGTGGGGACGTCATCTTGACCTACCGCAGCGGCGCTGCCGACGCGCAAGCCGTCGTCGCCGAAATCGAAGCTCTCGGCCGCAAGGCGGTGGCACTGCAGCTCGACGTGACGGACGTCGCCTCGTTCGCGGCCTTCGCTGACAACGTTCGGAATACCCTGTCGGCGACCTGGGGCCGCACCAACTTCGATCATCTGGTCAACAATGCTGGCCAGGGCGAAATGGCGAGTTTCGCCGAGACGACCGAGGCCCAGTTCGATGCTCTCTTCGACACCCATGTCAAAGGCGTCTTTTTCCTCACCCAGACGCTCCTGCCGCTGTTGGCCGATGGTGGCCGCATCGTGAATTTTTCCTCGGGCCTCACCCGTGTCTCGGCTGCCGGCTTCTCGGCCTATTCCGCCGCAAAGGGCGCGGTCGAGATTCTGACCCTCTATATGGCCAAGGAACTGGCCGGACGCGGCATCACCGCCAATACGGTGGCACCAGGTGCCATCGAGACCGACTTCCTCGGCGGCGCGGTTCGCGACATGCCCGATCTCAACAAGCAGTTCGCCGGCATGACTGCGCTCGGTCGTGTGGGTGTCCCTGACGATATCGGTCCCATGGTCGCAAGCCTGCTAGGTCCCGACAACCGCTGGATAACCGCACAGCGGATTGAAGTTTCCGGCGGTCAGGTCATCTGA
- a CDS encoding inorganic triphosphatase codes for MHETELKFELSSSGAAQLLKKNPFDSSPTILQQKSIYFDAPGWELSKRGVSLRIRQSGNERIQTVKAGNGAAVGSYTREEWEQPVAGDLPVLDDPEIRDLLAGAGPKLAPVFEVHVKRHRWNVADGDATIEVALDLGKVVAADREAPLCEIEFERKAGSPTALFALARKVDQMTPVHLGVLSKAERGYRLLGAAPGAVKASPTPLTSEMSAATAFAHIAAACLRQFRLNEMALTWSRDAEALHQARVSLRRLRSLCSISKSLFEDSRFDHLREELKWLASELGDARNIDVMIDRASGEALSHRLRDARDDAYGAVKAALSSVRARSLMIDTAEWISIRDWRTNQSGEAGHDQSSRDFAAGVFDKLWKKVAKRGTNLIEADDETRHEVRIAAKKLRYAAEFFAPLYASKGESKRHRRFITAMSDLQDELGSLNDLATASDMLSALGLLDVAGAEELLGANDKAKLLQQAAEAHDNFVETKRFWR; via the coding sequence ATGCATGAAACAGAACTGAAGTTCGAACTTTCGTCATCTGGTGCGGCACAGCTCCTGAAGAAGAATCCGTTCGATTCCTCGCCCACGATCCTTCAGCAAAAGTCCATTTATTTTGACGCTCCCGGATGGGAACTTTCCAAGCGCGGCGTATCGCTGCGCATCCGGCAATCGGGAAACGAGCGGATACAGACCGTCAAGGCCGGCAATGGCGCCGCGGTCGGATCGTACACACGCGAGGAATGGGAACAACCAGTCGCGGGCGATCTACCAGTTCTTGATGATCCCGAAATCCGAGACCTGCTGGCGGGCGCTGGGCCGAAGCTGGCGCCCGTGTTCGAGGTTCATGTCAAACGGCATCGTTGGAACGTCGCCGATGGCGACGCCACAATCGAAGTCGCCTTGGACCTCGGCAAAGTGGTCGCGGCGGATCGCGAGGCGCCGCTTTGCGAGATCGAGTTTGAAAGGAAGGCAGGCTCACCGACAGCGCTGTTTGCGCTCGCCCGAAAGGTCGATCAGATGACGCCGGTGCATCTCGGGGTGCTCAGCAAAGCGGAACGGGGCTATCGTCTGCTGGGGGCAGCACCCGGCGCTGTGAAAGCAAGCCCCACTCCGCTCACGTCCGAGATGAGCGCGGCAACCGCTTTCGCGCACATCGCCGCGGCCTGTCTCAGGCAGTTTCGTCTCAATGAAATGGCGCTGACTTGGTCCCGCGATGCCGAAGCCCTGCACCAGGCGCGTGTGTCGCTGCGACGGCTGCGCTCCCTTTGTTCAATCTCCAAATCCCTGTTTGAGGACAGCCGTTTCGACCACCTGCGAGAAGAATTGAAATGGCTTGCCTCGGAGCTTGGCGATGCCCGCAACATCGACGTGATGATCGACCGCGCTTCGGGCGAAGCTCTGTCGCACCGTCTTCGAGACGCTCGTGATGACGCCTACGGGGCGGTCAAAGCAGCGCTCTCCTCGGTGCGTGCGCGCTCCTTGATGATCGATACCGCCGAGTGGATCTCCATCAGAGACTGGCGAACTAACCAATCGGGCGAAGCAGGGCACGATCAGTCTTCAAGGGATTTCGCCGCCGGTGTGTTTGATAAACTTTGGAAAAAGGTGGCGAAGCGCGGCACCAATCTCATCGAGGCCGACGACGAGACACGCCATGAGGTGCGCATAGCCGCAAAGAAACTGCGCTATGCGGCGGAGTTCTTTGCGCCGCTCTACGCGAGCAAAGGGGAAAGCAAACGCCACCGTCGCTTCATCACGGCCATGTCAGATCTTCAGGATGAGCTCGGTTCTCTGAACGATCTCGCCACTGCTTCGGATATGCTGTCGGCCTTGGGACTTTTGGATGTGGCGGGCGCGGAAGAGCTCCTCGGCGCGAACGACAAGGCGAAGCTCCTTCAACAAGCGGCAGAAGCGCACGACAACTTTGTCGAAACGAAACGTTTCTGGCGCTGA
- a CDS encoding 3-methyl-2-oxobutanoate hydroxymethyltransferase: MTRRTTVHDLQSQKGSRKWLQLHVDNAEEAAAAMECGITILSCEPNHNLETIRAAVPFAFLSVGMPHGAVSSQQEAIRLGFEMLKRGADSIYCSHSPYFIEAMAREGIPVTGHVGLVPNRATWTNFRAIGRTPEEALRVLRAVRDLENAGAAAIEVEVVPVRLADYITRNTPMITMGMGCGSACDTQYLFSSDVLGTHADHYPRHAKRYADFVALTAELQTKRVEAFRAFAADVASGAYPETRHQVDMDDAAFERFFTLAQSI; encoded by the coding sequence ATGACAAGACGCACCACGGTCCATGACTTGCAGAGCCAAAAAGGCTCGCGCAAGTGGCTTCAGCTGCATGTTGACAACGCTGAGGAAGCCGCGGCAGCGATGGAGTGCGGGATCACCATCCTGTCCTGCGAACCGAACCACAATCTCGAAACCATTCGCGCGGCCGTGCCGTTTGCGTTCCTGTCGGTGGGCATGCCTCACGGTGCCGTTTCATCGCAGCAAGAAGCAATCCGTCTCGGTTTCGAGATGCTGAAACGTGGCGCCGACTCCATCTATTGTTCGCATTCTCCCTATTTCATCGAGGCGATGGCGCGGGAAGGCATACCTGTGACCGGTCATGTCGGGCTCGTTCCAAACCGCGCCACATGGACAAATTTCCGAGCGATCGGCAGGACACCGGAGGAGGCGCTACGCGTACTACGCGCCGTGAGGGATCTCGAGAATGCGGGTGCCGCTGCGATCGAGGTCGAAGTGGTGCCAGTGCGCCTCGCCGACTACATCACCCGCAACACGCCGATGATCACCATGGGAATGGGCTGCGGTTCGGCTTGCGACACGCAATATCTCTTCTCGTCGGACGTGCTTGGCACGCATGCGGACCACTATCCCCGCCATGCCAAACGATACGCCGATTTCGTCGCCCTCACGGCCGAGCTGCAGACAAAACGCGTTGAAGCCTTCCGCGCATTTGCTGCCGATGTCGCCAGCGGCGCCTACCCCGAAACGAGGCATCAGGTGGATATGGATGACGCCGCCTTCGAACGCTTCTTCACTCTCGCCCAATCGATCTGA
- the purU gene encoding formyltetrahydrofolate deformylase, protein MTTHVLTISCQSTRGIVAAISSYLAEKGCNIIDSSQFDDLDTGRFFMRVSFISEEGLSGSAISADFAAVAAPFEMDYEFHDSESRMKVLLMVSRFGHCLNDLLYRWKIGALPIDIVGVVSNHFDYQKVVVNHDIPFHHIKVTKENKPQAEAQLVDLVEQTGTELIVLARYMQVLSDQLCKQMSGRIINIHHSFLPSFKGANPYKQAYSRGVKLIGATAHYVTADLDEGPIIEQDTARITHAQSPDDYVSIGRDVESQVLARAIHAHIHHRTFINGNRTVVFPASPGSYASERMG, encoded by the coding sequence ATGACCACCCATGTGCTCACAATATCCTGCCAATCGACGCGCGGGATCGTCGCGGCGATTTCGAGCTATCTGGCGGAGAAGGGCTGCAACATCATCGATTCCAGCCAGTTCGACGATCTCGATACCGGCAGGTTCTTCATGCGCGTCAGCTTCATTTCCGAGGAGGGTCTGTCCGGCTCGGCGATCAGCGCCGATTTCGCTGCCGTCGCCGCGCCCTTCGAGATGGATTACGAATTCCACGACAGTGAGAGCCGCATGAAGGTGCTGCTGATGGTGTCGCGCTTCGGCCATTGTCTCAACGACCTGCTCTACCGCTGGAAGATCGGCGCCCTGCCGATCGACATTGTCGGCGTCGTCTCCAACCATTTCGACTACCAGAAGGTCGTCGTCAACCACGACATTCCCTTCCACCACATCAAGGTGACCAAGGAGAACAAGCCGCAGGCCGAAGCCCAGCTCGTCGATCTCGTCGAGCAGACCGGCACCGAGCTGATCGTGCTCGCCCGCTACATGCAGGTCCTCTCCGACCAGCTCTGCAAGCAGATGTCGGGCAGGATCATCAATATTCACCACTCCTTCCTGCCGAGCTTCAAGGGTGCCAACCCCTACAAGCAGGCCTACAGCCGAGGCGTCAAGCTGATCGGCGCGACCGCCCATTACGTGACCGCCGACCTCGACGAAGGCCCGATCATCGAGCAGGACACCGCGCGCATCACCCATGCGCAGTCACCCGACGACTATGTCTCGATCGGCCGCGACGTCGAAAGCCAGGTGCTGGCGCGCGCCATCCACGCCCATATCCATCACCGCACCTTCATCAACGGCAACCGCACCGTCGTCTTCCCGGCCAGCCCCGGAAGCTACGCCTCCGAACGCATGGGCTGA
- a CDS encoding sugar transferase — translation MGLKRAVDFFLALVASIILLFPILVVALCVRLTSPGPILYWSKRVGRFNQIFLMPKFRSMRVDTPTVATHLLENPERFLTPIGSFLRKSSLDELPQLWCILGGKMSFVGPRPALYNQYDLIELRTAHGVDKLLPGLTGWAQINGRDELPIPEKVKFDIEYLERRSIGFDMRILFLTAEKVLRRRGIKH, via the coding sequence ATGGGTTTGAAACGGGCGGTGGACTTTTTCCTGGCTTTGGTCGCGTCGATCATCCTGCTCTTTCCGATCCTTGTCGTCGCGCTTTGTGTACGGCTGACGTCGCCAGGACCAATTCTCTACTGGTCAAAACGTGTCGGACGTTTCAATCAGATCTTTCTGATGCCGAAATTCCGCAGCATGCGCGTCGACACGCCAACAGTCGCGACACATCTGCTCGAAAACCCCGAGCGGTTTCTGACGCCGATCGGTTCGTTTCTGCGCAAATCCAGTCTCGACGAACTGCCGCAGCTCTGGTGCATTCTGGGCGGCAAGATGAGTTTCGTCGGGCCACGGCCGGCGCTCTACAACCAGTATGATTTGATCGAATTGCGCACGGCCCACGGCGTCGACAAACTCCTGCCCGGATTGACCGGATGGGCGCAGATCAACGGGCGGGACGAACTGCCGATTCCGGAGAAGGTGAAATTCGATATCGAATATCTCGAGCGGCGCTCGATCGGCTTCGACATGCGCATCCTGTTTCTGACGGCCGAGAAGGTACTCCGCCGTAGGGGTATAAAGCATTAG
- a CDS encoding NAD(P)/FAD-dependent oxidoreductase — translation MSSFVIVGAGECGARAAFALRERGFDGAVTLVGTEPLLPYERPPLSKDAIVAGAQPTFVADAARFEAERIQIITGVSVIAIDRNGRNVALSNGSRLPYDKLLLATGASARELPAAPYSHGRIRVLRSYGDASAIRPHMAEGNHIAIIGGGFIGLELAASARKLGAGVTLLEGLPRVLTRAVPAEIAEVVCNRHRGAGVDLLLGIKIAAIDERPSDVRISLEDGRVIAANLVVVGVGSIPNVALADAAGLVIDNGIAVDQHLQTSDPDIFAAGDCCSFPIRHYGGRRIRLESWRNAHEQGALAAANMMGAQETSAAVPWFWSDQYDLTLQIAGLAEGAVTTVRRDLSTEAFILFHLGADGRLLAASGIGPGNAIARDIRLAEMLIAAGRHPDPAALAAPQIKLKQLLAA, via the coding sequence ATGTCCTCTTTTGTCATCGTAGGCGCCGGAGAGTGCGGCGCACGCGCAGCCTTTGCGCTGCGTGAACGGGGTTTCGACGGCGCTGTCACGCTCGTCGGTACGGAACCGCTCTTGCCCTATGAGCGGCCGCCACTCTCCAAAGATGCCATCGTCGCGGGCGCCCAGCCGACGTTCGTTGCCGATGCCGCCCGCTTCGAGGCGGAGCGCATCCAGATAATCACAGGCGTGTCGGTGATCGCAATCGACCGGAACGGAAGAAACGTCGCGCTGTCGAACGGCTCCCGGCTTCCATACGACAAGCTTCTTCTGGCAACTGGCGCCAGTGCACGAGAACTACCAGCTGCGCCGTATTCGCACGGCCGCATCCGCGTCCTGCGCAGTTATGGCGATGCCTCCGCCATCCGCCCGCACATGGCCGAAGGCAACCATATCGCGATCATCGGCGGCGGGTTCATCGGCCTGGAGCTTGCCGCTAGCGCCCGAAAACTCGGCGCAGGCGTCACGCTTCTCGAAGGCCTACCGCGCGTTCTTACCCGCGCCGTGCCAGCAGAAATCGCGGAGGTGGTCTGCAACCGCCATCGCGGCGCGGGCGTGGACCTTCTCTTGGGCATAAAAATCGCCGCGATCGATGAACGACCGAGTGACGTGCGCATCTCGCTGGAAGACGGCCGGGTGATTGCGGCAAACCTTGTGGTCGTCGGTGTCGGCTCGATTCCGAATGTGGCGCTCGCCGATGCGGCCGGCCTTGTCATTGACAACGGCATCGCGGTCGATCAGCATCTGCAAACAAGCGATCCCGATATCTTCGCGGCCGGGGATTGTTGCTCCTTTCCGATCCGTCACTACGGTGGCCGGCGTATCCGGCTAGAGTCCTGGCGCAATGCGCATGAGCAGGGCGCGCTTGCCGCCGCCAACATGATGGGCGCACAAGAAACCAGCGCCGCTGTGCCGTGGTTCTGGTCGGATCAATACGATCTGACGCTGCAGATCGCGGGGCTTGCCGAGGGGGCTGTAACGACGGTTCGACGTGATCTGTCTACCGAGGCCTTCATTCTCTTCCATCTTGGCGCCGATGGCCGCCTGCTTGCCGCGAGCGGCATCGGACCGGGCAATGCGATCGCTCGCGATATCCGGCTCGCCGAGATGCTGATCGCCGCCGGACGTCATCCCGATCCGGCAGCGCTCGCCGCACCGCAGATCAAGCTGAAACAACTGCTCGCCGCCTGA